One Niabella beijingensis DNA window includes the following coding sequences:
- a CDS encoding RagB/SusD family nutrient uptake outer membrane protein translates to MRKNYFKYSVFCFSLAVLLVALGCNKKLDTQSSSAQSSEVMWKSYDDARNGLVAIYGLSRAALAENNAHWMYGDLRKGDFVATSSGNYLDAIIKNELNKGFPQIKQLTNWRRFYAAVDACNTFIENAESCKQDLRYSDLNCTVDVAQAHMLRSFLYFYMVRIWGDVPLITAASKNGETNQVARTPQDQVMDFCINELRLYRDSLPTEYGGDDKSKLNYDGSYYGQSWSSWGNAFWGYYQCLGLLAHMYAWKGDYQSCLAVTTEINSNPAAARTGYVSSSNARAYLAGRNSIFYSNGVKGSLCYQIISFPYNMANRESGPSGVGHLESLTLASPYVVRAKPDIYVPRDTIARWFYYNGDFRHPYQPEFSNYEDIYFTNYYGTIPIFAKFKNIATGSNTFSIFGSAIPIFRFEDNRLLMAEAQLMLGQFADAYKTLNSVREIRNTPGYWEDTNSQTRPGYKLKPTEASMEGGLLYNIFRERRIELAGEGGWWYDQVRYNRIARNNPAFNKLIDEGGIYWPIDEEIISKNPLIEQNSYWKR, encoded by the coding sequence ATGCGTAAGAACTATTTTAAATATTCCGTCTTTTGTTTCTCCCTGGCAGTATTGCTTGTTGCGCTTGGTTGCAACAAGAAGCTGGACACACAATCTTCGTCTGCTCAATCTTCGGAGGTTATGTGGAAATCGTATGATGATGCCCGGAACGGCCTTGTTGCGATATACGGACTTTCCCGTGCTGCACTGGCTGAAAATAATGCGCACTGGATGTACGGTGATCTCCGGAAAGGGGATTTCGTAGCCACCTCCAGCGGGAACTACCTGGATGCGATTATTAAGAACGAACTGAACAAAGGGTTCCCGCAGATCAAACAGCTCACCAACTGGCGCCGCTTTTATGCAGCTGTTGATGCCTGTAATACCTTTATTGAAAATGCAGAGAGCTGCAAACAGGACCTCCGGTATTCCGATCTGAACTGCACTGTGGATGTTGCACAGGCCCATATGCTGCGTTCCTTCCTTTATTTTTATATGGTGCGGATCTGGGGAGATGTGCCCCTGATCACCGCTGCTTCGAAGAACGGGGAAACCAACCAGGTGGCCCGTACCCCGCAAGACCAGGTAATGGATTTTTGTATCAATGAACTGAGGTTGTACCGGGATAGTTTGCCCACTGAATATGGCGGCGATGATAAATCCAAACTGAATTATGACGGGAGTTATTACGGACAGAGCTGGAGCAGCTGGGGGAACGCTTTCTGGGGATACTACCAGTGTCTGGGATTACTTGCTCATATGTATGCGTGGAAGGGAGACTATCAATCCTGTCTGGCTGTTACAACGGAGATCAATTCTAATCCCGCTGCCGCCCGTACAGGATATGTGAGCTCTTCAAACGCCCGGGCCTATCTCGCCGGAAGAAACAGCATCTTTTACAGCAACGGGGTGAAGGGCTCACTCTGCTACCAGATCATCTCATTCCCTTATAACATGGCCAACAGGGAGTCCGGTCCGAGCGGGGTAGGACATCTGGAATCACTGACCCTTGCCAGTCCTTATGTGGTTAGGGCCAAGCCTGATATCTATGTACCGCGGGACACGATTGCCCGATGGTTTTACTATAACGGGGATTTCCGGCATCCCTATCAGCCGGAGTTTAGTAACTATGAAGATATTTACTTTACCAACTATTACGGAACGATCCCCATTTTTGCGAAGTTTAAGAATATCGCCACCGGCTCAAACACCTTTTCCATCTTTGGCTCCGCCATTCCTATTTTCCGCTTTGAAGATAACCGTCTGCTGATGGCCGAGGCACAGCTGATGCTCGGGCAATTTGCGGATGCCTATAAAACATTGAACTCTGTGCGTGAGATCCGGAACACTCCCGGATACTGGGAAGATACCAACAGCCAGACAAGACCAGGGTATAAGCTTAAGCCGACAGAAGCCAGTATGGAAGGCGGCCTTTTATATAATATTTTCCGCGAACGGCGTATTGAACTGGCCGGTGAAGGCGGATGGTGGTACGACCAGGTACGGTATAACCGTATTGCAAGGAACAACCCTGCGTTTAACAAACTGATAGATGAAGGGGGCATTTACTGGCCCATTGATGAAGAGATCATCAGCAAAAATCCATTGATTGAACAAAATTCTTATTGGAAGCGATAA
- a CDS encoding discoidin domain-containing protein yields the protein MKRQLFFLGTLLLLIAAVSSCNKAKGPYYNATITATVQFNGTVLEYLESQKGIYDSMVIVIRRYPDLVQKLSSPGAMTLFAIPNTAFELAQKNFNRERAKQDSVPLYFKPAAYNLNRPDSGMYHYEALEDLITRYIFDSVYNYDELAKSTSGFPTHSLLGYQMNLMAVQQNAVGATKDGPKVIELSDMNNSIFRRYWKSALTSTIAAVQTSNALVHVLTQNHEFGFASFTQKLLDPTIDRGGWVPIAWHSQYLGTWGGTVFHALDNDYDTRWHTLTSNPPPLPIFFTVDMKSMTTIGGLTIKCRGDGGHDGSPVDFNIEFAPDGANLSDSSSWTRFRFFYPPDASTIMIPKRFNLDRKITARYFRFTVNQVFSGRLYTDRPYSNLDEIWMNY from the coding sequence ATGAAAAGACAGTTATTTTTCTTAGGTACCCTGTTGTTGCTGATAGCAGCGGTCTCTTCCTGCAACAAGGCAAAAGGTCCTTATTATAATGCAACGATTACAGCCACTGTTCAATTCAATGGCACGGTGTTGGAATATCTGGAAAGCCAGAAAGGGATTTATGATTCAATGGTGATTGTGATCCGCCGTTATCCCGACCTGGTTCAAAAGCTCTCTTCGCCCGGAGCAATGACCCTATTTGCAATACCTAATACTGCATTTGAACTGGCGCAGAAGAATTTTAACCGGGAGCGTGCAAAACAGGACAGCGTTCCGCTTTATTTTAAACCTGCAGCTTATAATCTGAACCGACCGGATTCCGGTATGTATCATTATGAGGCGCTCGAAGATCTGATCACCCGTTACATTTTTGACAGCGTATATAACTATGATGAGCTGGCAAAATCGACCAGCGGGTTTCCGACCCATTCCCTGCTGGGCTACCAGATGAATTTGATGGCGGTGCAACAAAATGCGGTGGGCGCAACAAAAGACGGCCCCAAAGTAATAGAGTTGAGCGATATGAATAATTCTATTTTTCGCCGCTATTGGAAATCGGCTTTAACCAGCACTATAGCCGCTGTTCAAACCAGCAATGCACTGGTGCATGTGTTAACCCAGAATCATGAGTTTGGCTTTGCCAGCTTTACACAGAAACTGCTGGATCCCACCATCGACCGGGGCGGCTGGGTTCCTATTGCCTGGCATTCGCAATACCTGGGCACCTGGGGCGGCACTGTTTTTCATGCCCTGGATAACGACTACGATACCCGCTGGCATACGCTTACTTCTAATCCTCCGCCATTGCCGATATTTTTCACGGTGGATATGAAGAGCATGACCACCATCGGAGGGCTTACAATAAAGTGCAGGGGTGATGGCGGGCATGACGGTTCTCCGGTTGACTTTAATATAGAATTTGCGCCGGATGGGGCGAACCTGTCGGATTCTTCGAGCTGGACCAGGTTCCGCTTTTTTTACCCGCCGGATGCCTCAACGATCATGATTCCTAAACGCTTCAATTTAGATCGAAAGATCACCGCGCGTTATTTCCGCTTTACAGTAAATCAGGTGTTTTCAGGAAGGCTTTATACGGACCGGCCTTATTCCAACCTGGATGAGATTTGGATGAACTATTAA
- a CDS encoding DUF5007 domain-containing protein, with translation MNRFFLAGLLVLGLVSAESCKKLLPDDRNAIDPAATYLTTNFSPILGRNYIARGAFSFGESTLPMEFEVLNLRRFNGEPAPELTQDIYPVTVWKTTGAGAYTGFEKSIAEIEAKRTIENHRILEVRKSSGDIVVWGDVNSSKLITRPDSGYVFDVKVSNSGATRYFYNLRFMPYKPVPHDPHNYNLNTGMASSPALTSGTSGISLTNFVRSRDNVSMSVGEVDVYFNKLTGGSGNSLTFKFLDSSYSPINPKLFNQTKWDKLVHGFDMKLTDTEVKYTVAYPIPLVQIPTTYTNSAGNRANVQFSYYRLGPGGFGVTATLGFNFAIYQKGDWEIAFHFKNTSPKFTND, from the coding sequence ATGAATAGATTTTTTTTAGCAGGTTTATTGGTGCTGGGTCTGGTGTCAGCAGAGTCGTGTAAAAAGCTGCTTCCTGATGACCGGAATGCGATCGACCCTGCTGCAACCTACCTTACAACGAACTTTTCTCCGATATTAGGAAGAAATTATATCGCAAGAGGCGCGTTTAGTTTTGGAGAGTCGACCCTGCCGATGGAATTTGAGGTACTCAATCTTCGCAGATTTAACGGGGAACCAGCCCCCGAGCTCACCCAGGATATCTATCCGGTAACCGTCTGGAAGACGACCGGGGCAGGTGCATACACCGGCTTTGAAAAATCCATTGCCGAAATAGAAGCAAAACGCACGATTGAGAACCATCGCATTCTTGAAGTGCGGAAAAGTTCCGGCGATATCGTTGTTTGGGGAGATGTGAATTCCTCCAAACTGATAACACGGCCGGACTCTGGCTATGTGTTTGATGTGAAGGTTTCCAACAGCGGCGCTACCCGGTATTTTTATAACCTGCGTTTTATGCCTTACAAACCGGTACCACACGATCCGCATAATTATAACCTGAATACCGGCATGGCCTCCAGCCCTGCGCTGACCTCCGGTACCAGCGGTATTTCACTGACTAATTTTGTGAGGAGCAGGGACAATGTAAGCATGTCTGTAGGGGAAGTGGACGTCTATTTTAATAAACTGACCGGTGGCAGCGGCAATTCGCTCACCTTCAAATTTCTCGATTCTTCCTATTCACCCATCAATCCCAAGCTGTTCAACCAGACAAAATGGGATAAACTGGTACACGGGTTTGATATGAAACTGACGGATACCGAGGTGAAGTACACTGTTGCCTACCCGATACCGCTGGTTCAGATTCCCACAACCTATACGAACAGTGCGGGTAACCGGGCGAATGTTCAGTTTTCCTATTACCGGCTCGGGCCCGGGGGCTTTGGGGTAACGGCGACCCTCGGATTTAATTTCGCCATTTATCAGAAAGGAGACTGGGAGATCGCTTTTCACTTTAAGAATACATCACCCAAATTTACCAACGATTAA